One part of the Dioscorea cayenensis subsp. rotundata cultivar TDr96_F1 chromosome 2, TDr96_F1_v2_PseudoChromosome.rev07_lg8_w22 25.fasta, whole genome shotgun sequence genome encodes these proteins:
- the LOC120276843 gene encoding WPP domain-associated protein-like isoform X3 — MDEFFDGLDCRLRVSGMVADSIMLGIVNSAMETAFEKSCSKEGDLERLNEKSRFCELAIMQLEWCLKYVQEEMDSYIVESCREREKLLSELLETRDRLHNRLQETELVIAQMDGELIKMKSNDLRLRLALEMKDDELRSLQAALDLERTINVRGHSFHPCHTYTSKDIRPFDELSELRTSTERHLQRIRGKLEDGQQHLTDLLRKFSLSLSDIKKPSYSFNVREKGLTSDACKLLLQENGVVDLERAMPEYCHRRLMRKLNRELGEIAVDINMLNKKLDHSFEMMGRSMFLLKTALDEQQLEYNIEKEAFEVIVRNFILDLQCDSGKNAATKNFAAVVPDESWSAFMGEIKKLHSELELLINLKDTKSKVHGGFDVRLSPSPTSGICTAIKDKPDCEKTLQGSSCGLPKPADDSDCVADNNGTLHDVFTQAHELVSEENLSKENNSGQSVAAIVRSHEQRIIRQKSEELKWPKVELTREKLTSTHKDKDLDSVQKLISSVISRLQIIMKENVKLVAGSDACMPGYGGEMNSIQDDYISQPESLEKGSKITETTSEIPVELGGQGCCHASSGVCCDDVRNIKQEKNDWDFEVMILEEIYAILFVGLLNRLHLEFFNCDSETFITEDTQLTIFKEIIKECSLYRETCCIERLVSAAVDHIVFSEIVKDIKCTIRSAFRDIHGKVVPASDYLTDGLIIHDKKVVPSLEFVFLSKNSKIPEECSELMEYPIPNSPVVIEDNVLSQINQELGRGTQKKVHGNRQLHELSSSSVLLDNIQGIHDQTTSTGAFIQREFSQFKPKIFGESMPEELQSSLLPFLKLSQLITDLELIASEKIRKNTSRLVDLNCQLNCLSDEIMSIKKKELLYKTAFTRRCYDLQIAEVEVDLLGDEVDLLVGLLEKIYVALDHYSPVLHNYFGIMDVIRLIHDALSGEIACTSL, encoded by the exons ATGGATGAGTTTTTTGATGGCCTGGACTGTAGATTGAGAGTGTCAGGCATGGTGGCCGACTCCATCATGCTGGGGATTGTGAACTCCGCCATGGAAACTGCTTTTGAAAAGAGCTGCTCCAAAGAAGGGGATCTTGAGCGCTTGAATGAGAAGTCTCGATTTTGTGAGTTGGCCATAATGCAGCTCGAGTGGTGCTTGAAGTATGTGCAGGAAGAGATGGATAGTTACATCGTGGAGAGTTGTCGTGAACGTGAGAAGCTGCTGTCTGAATTGTTAGAGACCCGGGACCGGCTCCACAACAGACTCCAGGAGACTGAGCTTGTCATTGCTCAAATGGACGGAGAGTTGATCAAGATGAAGTCAAATGACTTGAGGCTTAGATTAGCTTTGGAAATGAAGGATGACGAGTTGCGTTCTCTGCAGGCAGCTCTTGATCTTGAAAGAACCATCAATGTGAGGGGGCATTCATTCCATCCTTGCCACACTTACACTAGTAAGGATATCAGGCCATTTGATGAGCTCAGTGAATTGAGAACCTCCACTGAACGACATTTGCAGAGAATCAGAGGCAAATTGGAAGACGGACAGCAACATCTGACCGACCTGTTGCGGAAATTCAGTCTTTCTCTTTCAGATATTAAGAAGCCATCTTATAGTTTCAACGTGAGGGAGAAGGGACTAACTTCGGATGCTTGCAAATTATTGTTACAAGAAAATGGAGTCGTTGATTTGGAGAGAGCAATGCCGGAATACTGCCATCGTCGTTTGATGAGAAAACTAAATAGAGAACTAGGGGAGATTGCTGTAGATATTAACATGCTTAACAAGAAACTTGACCACTCCTTTGAAATGATGGGCCGTTCTATGTTCTTACTTAAAACTGCTTTGGATGAGCAGCAATTGGAGTATAACATTGAGAAAGAAGCATTCGAGGTTATCGTCAGGAATTTCATATTGGATCTCCAGTGTGATTCAGGAAAGAATGCTGCCACAAAGAATTTTGCTGCTGTCGTCCCAGATGAGAGCTGGTCTGCTTTCATGGGAGAGATCAAAAAGTTGCACAGTGAACTGGAATTGTTGATCAATTTGAAGGACACAAAGTCAAAGGTGCATGGTGGGTTCGATGTCAGACTATCTCCTTCTCCTACCTCTGGAATCTGTACAGCTATTAAAGACAAACCTGACTGTGAAAAAACACTGCAAGGCagttcttgtggacttccaaagccAGCTGATGACAGTGACTGTGTGGCAGATAACAATGGGACTCTACATGATGTTTTTACGCAGGCACACGAATTGGTCAGTGAGGAGAAcctatcaaaagaaaacaactcTGGGCAATCTGTTGCTGCGATAGTAAGAAGCCACGAACAACGCATTATACGACAAAAAAGTGAAGAGCTCAAATGGCCGAAGGTGGAACTTACTAGAGAGAAGCTCACCAGTACACACAAGGATAAAGATCTTGATTCTGTTCAGAAATTGATCTCCAGTGTCATCTCAAGACTGCAGATTATTATGaaagaaaatgttaaacttGTTGCCGGTTCTGATGCCTGTATGCCAGGTTATGGAGGGGAAATGAACTCTATTCAAGATGATTATATATCACAGCCTGAATCACTGGAGAAGGGGTCAAAGATCACTGAGACTACGAGTGAAATCCCTGTGGAATTGGGAGGTCAGGGATGTTGCCATGCGTCAAGTGGTGTGTGTTGTGATGATGTTAGGAACATAAAACAAGAGAAGAATGATTGGGACTTTGAAGTGATGATATTGGAGGAGATCTATGCAATTCTTTTTGTAGGACTATTGAATAGACTTCACCTTGAATTCTTCAATTGTGATTCAGAGACCTTTATAACGGAAGATACACAGCTCACTATCTTCAAAGAGATAATCAAGGAATGCAGTCTCTATAGAGAAACTTGTTGCATTGAGAGACTTGTCAGTGCTGCCGTGGACCATATAGTTTTCAGTGAGATTGTTAAAGATATCAAATGCACTATACGTTCAGCTTTCAGAGACATCCATGGGAAAGTCGTCCCCGCCAGTGACTACCTGACTGATGGCCTGATCATCCATGATAAAaaggtggtcccaagcctagAATTTGTGTTTCTatctaaaaattctaaaatacctGAAGAATGTTCAGAGTTAATGGAATACCCTATACCCAATAGCCCCGTCGTGATTGAAGATAATGTGCTTAGCCAGATTAATCAAGAACTAGGAAGGGGCACACAAAAGAAAGTTCATGGTAATAGGCAGCTCCATGAATTGTCCTCTAGTTCTGTATTACTTGATAATATACAAGGAATTCATGATCAGACCACTTCAACAGGGGCCTTTATCCAGAGGGAGTTCTCCCAATTCAAACCTAAAATATTCGGAGAAAGCATGCCAGAAGAGTTGCAATCCTCTCTATTGCCTTTTCTTAAGCTTTCACAACTTATCACAGATTTGGAGCTCATTGCATctgagaaaataagaaaaaatacttCAAG GTTGGTAGATTTGAATTGCCAATTAAATTGCCTTTCCGATGAAATAATGTCCATCAAGAAGAAGGAATTATTATACAAGACAGCTTTCACAAGACGCTGTTATGACTTGCAAATAGCTGAAGTAGAG GTTGATCTGTTAGGTGATGAAGTGGACCTTCTGGTTGGTCTTCTTGAGAAGATATATGTTGCACTGGATCACTACTCACCAGTTTTACATAACTATTTTGGG ATAATGGATGTGATCAGATTAATACATGATGCATTAAGTGGAGAAATTGCTTGTACATCATTATA A
- the LOC120276843 gene encoding WPP domain-associated protein-like isoform X2 gives MDEFFDGLDCRLRVSGMVADSIMLGIVNSAMETAFEKSCSKEGDLERLNEKSRFCELAIMQLEWCLKYVQEEMDSYIVESCREREKLLSELLETRDRLHNRLQETELVIAQMDGELIKMKSNDLRLRLALEMKDDELRSLQAALDLERTINVRGHSFHPCHTYTSKDIRPFDELSELRTSTERHLQRIRGKLEDGQQHLTDLLRKFSLSLSDIKKPSYSFNVREKGLTSDACKLLLQENGVVDLERAMPEYCHRRLMRKLNRELGEIAVDINMLNKKLDHSFEMMGRSMFLLKTALDEQQLEYNIEKEAFEVIVRNFILDLQCDSGKNAATKNFAAVVPDESWSAFMGEIKKLHSELELLINLKDTKSKVHGGFDVRLSPSPTSGICTAIKDKPDCEKTLQGSSCGLPKPADDSDCVADNNGTLHDVFTQAHELVSEENLSKENNSGQSVAAIVRSHEQRIIRQKSEELKWPKVELTREKLTSTHKDKDLDSVQKLISSVISRLQIIMKENVKLVAGSDACMPGYGGEMNSIQDDYISQPESLEKGSKITETTSEIPVELGGQGCCHASSGVCCDDVRNIKQEKNDWDFEVMILEEIYAILFVGLLNRLHLEFFNCDSETFITEDTQLTIFKEIIKECSLYRETCCIERLVSAAVDHIVFSEIVKDIKCTIRSAFRDIHGKVVPASDYLTDGLIIHDKKVVPSLEFVFLSKNSKIPEECSELMEYPIPNSPVVIEDNVLSQINQELGRGTQKKVHGNRQLHELSSSSVLLDNIQGIHDQTTSTGAFIQREFSQFKPKIFGESMPEELQSSLLPFLKLSQLITDLELIASEKIRKNTSRLVDLNCQLNCLSDEIMSIKKKELLYKTAFTRRCYDLQIAEVEVDLLGDEVDLLVGLLEKIYVALDHYSPVLHNYFGIMDVIRLIHDALSGEIACTSL, from the exons ATGGATGAGTTTTTTGATGGCCTGGACTGTAGATTGAGAGTGTCAGGCATGGTGGCCGACTCCATCATGCTGGGGATTGTGAACTCCGCCATGGAAACTGCTTTTGAAAAGAGCTGCTCCAAAGAAGGGGATCTTGAGCGCTTGAATGAGAAGTCTCGATTTTGTGAGTTGGCCATAATGCAGCTCGAGTGGTGCTTGAAGTATGTGCAGGAAGAGATGGATAGTTACATCGTGGAGAGTTGTCGTGAACGTGAGAAGCTGCTGTCTGAATTGTTAGAGACCCGGGACCGGCTCCACAACAGACTCCAGGAGACTGAGCTTGTCATTGCTCAAATGGACGGAGAGTTGATCAAGATGAAGTCAAATGACTTGAGGCTTAGATTAGCTTTGGAAATGAAGGATGACGAGTTGCGTTCTCTGCAGGCAGCTCTTGATCTTGAAAGAACCATCAATGTGAGGGGGCATTCATTCCATCCTTGCCACACTTACACTAGTAAGGATATCAGGCCATTTGATGAGCTCAGTGAATTGAGAACCTCCACTGAACGACATTTGCAGAGAATCAGAGGCAAATTGGAAGACGGACAGCAACATCTGACCGACCTGTTGCGGAAATTCAGTCTTTCTCTTTCAGATATTAAGAAGCCATCTTATAGTTTCAACGTGAGGGAGAAGGGACTAACTTCGGATGCTTGCAAATTATTGTTACAAGAAAATGGAGTCGTTGATTTGGAGAGAGCAATGCCGGAATACTGCCATCGTCGTTTGATGAGAAAACTAAATAGAGAACTAGGGGAGATTGCTGTAGATATTAACATGCTTAACAAGAAACTTGACCACTCCTTTGAAATGATGGGCCGTTCTATGTTCTTACTTAAAACTGCTTTGGATGAGCAGCAATTGGAGTATAACATTGAGAAAGAAGCATTCGAGGTTATCGTCAGGAATTTCATATTGGATCTCCAGTGTGATTCAGGAAAGAATGCTGCCACAAAGAATTTTGCTGCTGTCGTCCCAGATGAGAGCTGGTCTGCTTTCATGGGAGAGATCAAAAAGTTGCACAGTGAACTGGAATTGTTGATCAATTTGAAGGACACAAAGTCAAAGGTGCATGGTGGGTTCGATGTCAGACTATCTCCTTCTCCTACCTCTGGAATCTGTACAGCTATTAAAGACAAACCTGACTGTGAAAAAACACTGCAAGGCagttcttgtggacttccaaagccAGCTGATGACAGTGACTGTGTGGCAGATAACAATGGGACTCTACATGATGTTTTTACGCAGGCACACGAATTGGTCAGTGAGGAGAAcctatcaaaagaaaacaactcTGGGCAATCTGTTGCTGCGATAGTAAGAAGCCACGAACAACGCATTATACGACAAAAAAGTGAAGAGCTCAAATGGCCGAAGGTGGAACTTACTAGAGAGAAGCTCACCAGTACACACAAGGATAAAGATCTTGATTCTGTTCAGAAATTGATCTCCAGTGTCATCTCAAGACTGCAGATTATTATGaaagaaaatgttaaacttGTTGCCGGTTCTGATGCCTGTATGCCAGGTTATGGAGGGGAAATGAACTCTATTCAAGATGATTATATATCACAGCCTGAATCACTGGAGAAGGGGTCAAAGATCACTGAGACTACGAGTGAAATCCCTGTGGAATTGGGAGGTCAGGGATGTTGCCATGCGTCAAGTGGTGTGTGTTGTGATGATGTTAGGAACATAAAACAAGAGAAGAATGATTGGGACTTTGAAGTGATGATATTGGAGGAGATCTATGCAATTCTTTTTGTAGGACTATTGAATAGACTTCACCTTGAATTCTTCAATTGTGATTCAGAGACCTTTATAACGGAAGATACACAGCTCACTATCTTCAAAGAGATAATCAAGGAATGCAGTCTCTATAGAGAAACTTGTTGCATTGAGAGACTTGTCAGTGCTGCCGTGGACCATATAGTTTTCAGTGAGATTGTTAAAGATATCAAATGCACTATACGTTCAGCTTTCAGAGACATCCATGGGAAAGTCGTCCCCGCCAGTGACTACCTGACTGATGGCCTGATCATCCATGATAAAaaggtggtcccaagcctagAATTTGTGTTTCTatctaaaaattctaaaatacctGAAGAATGTTCAGAGTTAATGGAATACCCTATACCCAATAGCCCCGTCGTGATTGAAGATAATGTGCTTAGCCAGATTAATCAAGAACTAGGAAGGGGCACACAAAAGAAAGTTCATGGTAATAGGCAGCTCCATGAATTGTCCTCTAGTTCTGTATTACTTGATAATATACAAGGAATTCATGATCAGACCACTTCAACAGGGGCCTTTATCCAGAGGGAGTTCTCCCAATTCAAACCTAAAATATTCGGAGAAAGCATGCCAGAAGAGTTGCAATCCTCTCTATTGCCTTTTCTTAAGCTTTCACAACTTATCACAGATTTGGAGCTCATTGCATctgagaaaataagaaaaaatacttCAAG GTTGGTAGATTTGAATTGCCAATTAAATTGCCTTTCCGATGAAATAATGTCCATCAAGAAGAAGGAATTATTATACAAGACAGCTTTCACAAGACGCTGTTATGACTTGCAAATAGCTGAAGTAGAG GTTGATCTGTTAGGTGATGAAGTGGACCTTCTGGTTGGTCTTCTTGAGAAGATATATGTTGCACTGGATCACTACTCACCAGTTTTACATAACTATTTTGGG ATAATGGATGTGATCAGATTAATACATGATGCATTAAGTGGAGAAATTGCTTGTACATCATTATA G
- the LOC120276843 gene encoding WPP domain-associated protein-like isoform X4, giving the protein MDEFFDGLDCRLRVSGMVADSIMLGIVNSAMETAFEKSCSKEGDLERLNEKSRFCELAIMQLEWCLKYVQEEMDSYIVESCREREKLLSELLETRDRLHNRLQETELVIAQMDGELIKMKSNDLRLRLALEMKDDELRSLQAALDLERTINVRGHSFHPCHTYTSKDIRPFDELSELRTSTERHLQRIRGKLEDGQQHLTDLLRKFSLSLSDIKKPSYSFNVREKGLTSDACKLLLQENGVVDLERAMPEYCHRRLMRKLNRELGEIAVDINMLNKKLDHSFEMMGRSMFLLKTALDEQQLEYNIEKEAFEVIVRNFILDLQCDSGKNAATKNFAAVVPDESWSAFMGEIKKLHSELELLINLKDTKSKVHGGFDVRLSPSPTSGICTAIKDKPDCEKTLQGSSCGLPKPADDSDCVADNNGTLHDVFTQAHELVSEENLSKENNSGQSVAAIVRSHEQRIIRQKSEELKWPKVELTREKLTSTHKDKDLDSVQKLISSVISRLQIIMKENVKLVAGSDACMPGYGGEMNSIQDDYISQPESLEKGSKITETTSEIPVELGGQGCCHASSGVCCDDVRNIKQEKNDWDFEVMILEEIYAILFVGLLNRLHLEFFNCDSETFITEDTQLTIFKEIIKECSLYRETCCIERLVSAAVDHIVFSEIVKDIKCTIRSAFRDIHGKVVPASDYLTDGLIIHDKKVVPSLEFVFLSKNSKIPEECSELMEYPIPNSPVVIEDNVLSQINQELGRGTQKKVHGNRQLHELSSSSVLLDNIQGIHDQTTSTGAFIQREFSQFKPKIFGESMPEELQSSLLPFLKLSQLITDLELIASEKIRKNTSRLVDLNCQLNCLSDEIMSIKKKELLYKTAFTRRCYDLQIAEVEVDLLGDEVDLLVGLLEKIYVALDHYSPVLHNYFGDFILVLTIFASR; this is encoded by the exons ATGGATGAGTTTTTTGATGGCCTGGACTGTAGATTGAGAGTGTCAGGCATGGTGGCCGACTCCATCATGCTGGGGATTGTGAACTCCGCCATGGAAACTGCTTTTGAAAAGAGCTGCTCCAAAGAAGGGGATCTTGAGCGCTTGAATGAGAAGTCTCGATTTTGTGAGTTGGCCATAATGCAGCTCGAGTGGTGCTTGAAGTATGTGCAGGAAGAGATGGATAGTTACATCGTGGAGAGTTGTCGTGAACGTGAGAAGCTGCTGTCTGAATTGTTAGAGACCCGGGACCGGCTCCACAACAGACTCCAGGAGACTGAGCTTGTCATTGCTCAAATGGACGGAGAGTTGATCAAGATGAAGTCAAATGACTTGAGGCTTAGATTAGCTTTGGAAATGAAGGATGACGAGTTGCGTTCTCTGCAGGCAGCTCTTGATCTTGAAAGAACCATCAATGTGAGGGGGCATTCATTCCATCCTTGCCACACTTACACTAGTAAGGATATCAGGCCATTTGATGAGCTCAGTGAATTGAGAACCTCCACTGAACGACATTTGCAGAGAATCAGAGGCAAATTGGAAGACGGACAGCAACATCTGACCGACCTGTTGCGGAAATTCAGTCTTTCTCTTTCAGATATTAAGAAGCCATCTTATAGTTTCAACGTGAGGGAGAAGGGACTAACTTCGGATGCTTGCAAATTATTGTTACAAGAAAATGGAGTCGTTGATTTGGAGAGAGCAATGCCGGAATACTGCCATCGTCGTTTGATGAGAAAACTAAATAGAGAACTAGGGGAGATTGCTGTAGATATTAACATGCTTAACAAGAAACTTGACCACTCCTTTGAAATGATGGGCCGTTCTATGTTCTTACTTAAAACTGCTTTGGATGAGCAGCAATTGGAGTATAACATTGAGAAAGAAGCATTCGAGGTTATCGTCAGGAATTTCATATTGGATCTCCAGTGTGATTCAGGAAAGAATGCTGCCACAAAGAATTTTGCTGCTGTCGTCCCAGATGAGAGCTGGTCTGCTTTCATGGGAGAGATCAAAAAGTTGCACAGTGAACTGGAATTGTTGATCAATTTGAAGGACACAAAGTCAAAGGTGCATGGTGGGTTCGATGTCAGACTATCTCCTTCTCCTACCTCTGGAATCTGTACAGCTATTAAAGACAAACCTGACTGTGAAAAAACACTGCAAGGCagttcttgtggacttccaaagccAGCTGATGACAGTGACTGTGTGGCAGATAACAATGGGACTCTACATGATGTTTTTACGCAGGCACACGAATTGGTCAGTGAGGAGAAcctatcaaaagaaaacaactcTGGGCAATCTGTTGCTGCGATAGTAAGAAGCCACGAACAACGCATTATACGACAAAAAAGTGAAGAGCTCAAATGGCCGAAGGTGGAACTTACTAGAGAGAAGCTCACCAGTACACACAAGGATAAAGATCTTGATTCTGTTCAGAAATTGATCTCCAGTGTCATCTCAAGACTGCAGATTATTATGaaagaaaatgttaaacttGTTGCCGGTTCTGATGCCTGTATGCCAGGTTATGGAGGGGAAATGAACTCTATTCAAGATGATTATATATCACAGCCTGAATCACTGGAGAAGGGGTCAAAGATCACTGAGACTACGAGTGAAATCCCTGTGGAATTGGGAGGTCAGGGATGTTGCCATGCGTCAAGTGGTGTGTGTTGTGATGATGTTAGGAACATAAAACAAGAGAAGAATGATTGGGACTTTGAAGTGATGATATTGGAGGAGATCTATGCAATTCTTTTTGTAGGACTATTGAATAGACTTCACCTTGAATTCTTCAATTGTGATTCAGAGACCTTTATAACGGAAGATACACAGCTCACTATCTTCAAAGAGATAATCAAGGAATGCAGTCTCTATAGAGAAACTTGTTGCATTGAGAGACTTGTCAGTGCTGCCGTGGACCATATAGTTTTCAGTGAGATTGTTAAAGATATCAAATGCACTATACGTTCAGCTTTCAGAGACATCCATGGGAAAGTCGTCCCCGCCAGTGACTACCTGACTGATGGCCTGATCATCCATGATAAAaaggtggtcccaagcctagAATTTGTGTTTCTatctaaaaattctaaaatacctGAAGAATGTTCAGAGTTAATGGAATACCCTATACCCAATAGCCCCGTCGTGATTGAAGATAATGTGCTTAGCCAGATTAATCAAGAACTAGGAAGGGGCACACAAAAGAAAGTTCATGGTAATAGGCAGCTCCATGAATTGTCCTCTAGTTCTGTATTACTTGATAATATACAAGGAATTCATGATCAGACCACTTCAACAGGGGCCTTTATCCAGAGGGAGTTCTCCCAATTCAAACCTAAAATATTCGGAGAAAGCATGCCAGAAGAGTTGCAATCCTCTCTATTGCCTTTTCTTAAGCTTTCACAACTTATCACAGATTTGGAGCTCATTGCATctgagaaaataagaaaaaatacttCAAG GTTGGTAGATTTGAATTGCCAATTAAATTGCCTTTCCGATGAAATAATGTCCATCAAGAAGAAGGAATTATTATACAAGACAGCTTTCACAAGACGCTGTTATGACTTGCAAATAGCTGAAGTAGAG GTTGATCTGTTAGGTGATGAAGTGGACCTTCTGGTTGGTCTTCTTGAGAAGATATATGTTGCACTGGATCACTACTCACCAGTTTTACATAACTATTTTGGG GATTTTATCCTAGTCTTAACCATCTTTGCATCTAGATAG